One Simonsiella muelleri ATCC 29453 DNA window includes the following coding sequences:
- a CDS encoding GspH/FimT family pseudopilin, producing the protein MNKRMSGFTLIELMVTIAIIGIMAALAFPNMSDFIASSRIANRSEQVANLFRFARGEAVRLNQPVVICGMKIRNDGRATGTCDASQFQSGMRAFVDVDRDGIYDEKKDTELRTIAINGGENIKNTTNIVTYATNVSGRVSASTRKPYEFIFMPNGAFGTKPAASLANLQLSNQYVAIQIYENTKYSADRNLRGRIVAINPMGMVQVCRDTTTHPVTSNKSPNYYEQQSVCSLPST; encoded by the coding sequence ATGAATAAACGTATGTCAGGCTTCACGCTGATTGAATTGATGGTAACGATTGCCATCATTGGGATTATGGCGGCACTTGCTTTTCCCAATATGAGTGATTTTATTGCCAGTTCACGTATTGCTAACCGTTCGGAGCAAGTGGCTAATTTGTTTCGTTTTGCTAGGGGGGAAGCGGTACGTTTGAATCAGCCTGTGGTAATTTGTGGTATGAAAATTCGCAACGATGGACGCGCCACAGGTACTTGTGATGCGAGCCAATTTCAAAGTGGTATGCGCGCTTTTGTAGATGTGGATCGTGATGGCATATACGATGAAAAAAAAGATACTGAATTGCGAACCATTGCCATCAATGGTGGCGAAAATATTAAAAATACAACCAATATTGTTACTTATGCCACCAATGTTTCTGGTCGTGTTAGCGCATCAACAAGGAAGCCTTATGAATTTATTTTTATGCCAAATGGTGCATTCGGTACTAAGCCGGCCGCGAGTTTGGCAAATTTGCAATTGAGCAATCAATATGTAGCAATACAAATATATGAAAATACTAAATATTCAGCAGATCGTAATTTGCGAGGACGTATTGTGGCGATTAACCCAATGGGTATGGTGCAAGTGTGTCGTGATACCACCACACACCCTGTAACGTCCAATAAATCACCTAATTATTATGAGCAACAATCCGTTTGTAGTTTACCTAGCACTTAA
- the dinG gene encoding ATP-dependent DNA helicase DinG, with protein MLTDLEKNAIRDHYRTISKNLPHFRPRHAQREMLAAIANAFSRTLTREDNSDTPPERQGESIVVIEGPTGVGKSLAYLLAGGIMAQTRGKRLIVSSATVALQEQLVGRDLPFVVEKSGLELSFALAKGRGRYLCPYKLYQLTQNHAQQTLLGIESPILWENKPRPHDLDILSNMAKQFANRQFNGDRDTWVEKIDDSLWQKVTNDRHGCLKNGCPNRPECPFFLARDALESVDVVVCNHDLLLSDINMGGGVILPAPENSFYCIDEAHHLPKKALNQFAAEHSWLHAIWALEKLPDITQKIARLSDKINLANAADDAASELLEYFNEWQFHLQIAPEFNQNDTAEHEAIWLWEDGQIPEPLQTLTHNTYIVAQTLLKHLNELNDALGHAKRDKEQNQPEIDALISEFGIFIAHAEQILDVWELMATVIKDEKEPPLAKWISRQFEDKRLDYMFHASPISSAKMLANGLWRRAAGVVLTSATLQSLGSFNLLLQQTGLIWLPETTTLALNSPFDFVQQGELYLPPLSASPKDSVAHTDEVVQWLPKLIDDKAAVGTLVLFTSRKQMNDVAFRLPENLLPYVLIQGEQSKSKLLEQHYQALKNGKPSIIFGLDSFAEGLDLPHEACVHVIIVKLPFSMPDNPIEKTQSRWIEKRGGKPFIEITVPEASIKLVQAVGRLIRTENDYGRVTILDNRLKTQRYGQQMLACLPPFRRIG; from the coding sequence ATGCTTACTGATTTAGAAAAAAATGCCATTCGCGACCACTATCGCACGATTTCTAAAAACCTTCCTCATTTTCGCCCACGCCACGCGCAACGCGAAATGCTCGCCGCCATTGCCAACGCATTTTCACGAACCCTGACTCGCGAAGACAACAGCGATACCCCGCCAGAGCGTCAAGGAGAAAGCATCGTTGTGATTGAAGGCCCAACAGGTGTCGGTAAAAGTTTGGCGTATCTGCTCGCTGGTGGCATTATGGCACAAACACGCGGCAAACGCTTGATTGTTTCCAGTGCAACAGTCGCTTTGCAAGAACAATTGGTTGGGCGCGATTTGCCTTTTGTGGTGGAAAAAAGTGGCTTGGAATTGAGTTTTGCATTGGCAAAAGGGCGCGGTCGCTATTTGTGTCCGTATAAATTATATCAATTGACTCAAAATCACGCGCAGCAAACCCTATTGGGCATAGAATCCCCCATATTATGGGAAAACAAACCACGTCCGCATGATTTGGATATTTTGTCTAACATGGCAAAACAATTCGCTAACCGCCAATTCAACGGCGACCGCGATACTTGGGTTGAAAAAATTGACGATTCATTGTGGCAAAAAGTGACCAATGATAGACACGGCTGCCTGAAAAACGGTTGCCCAAATCGCCCCGAATGTCCGTTTTTTTTGGCGCGTGATGCGTTAGAATCGGTTGATGTGGTGGTCTGCAATCATGATTTGTTGTTATCGGATATTAATATGGGCGGTGGCGTGATTTTGCCTGCGCCAGAAAACAGCTTCTATTGCATTGATGAAGCACATCATTTGCCCAAAAAAGCACTGAACCAATTCGCTGCGGAACATTCGTGGCTACACGCGATTTGGGCGTTGGAAAAATTGCCCGACATCACACAAAAAATTGCCAGACTTAGCGACAAAATCAATTTAGCCAATGCCGCTGATGATGCCGCCAGTGAACTGTTAGAATATTTCAATGAATGGCAATTTCATTTGCAAATCGCCCCCGAATTTAACCAAAATGATACTGCCGAACACGAAGCCATTTGGTTATGGGAAGATGGACAAATTCCCGAACCTCTGCAAACACTTACACACAACACTTACATTGTGGCACAAACTTTACTCAAACATTTGAATGAGTTAAATGATGCGCTTGGTCATGCCAAACGCGACAAAGAACAAAATCAACCAGAAATTGATGCGTTAATCAGTGAATTTGGTATTTTTATAGCACACGCCGAACAGATTTTGGACGTGTGGGAATTGATGGCAACCGTCATCAAAGACGAAAAAGAACCACCACTTGCCAAATGGATTAGTCGCCAATTTGAGGATAAACGATTGGATTATATGTTCCATGCCAGTCCGATTAGCAGCGCAAAAATGTTGGCAAATGGTTTGTGGCGGCGTGCTGCTGGTGTGGTGTTGACTTCAGCGACTTTGCAAAGTTTGGGGAGTTTTAATTTGTTGTTGCAACAAACGGGTTTGATTTGGTTGCCTGAAACCACCACATTGGCGTTAAACAGCCCATTTGATTTCGTGCAACAAGGCGAATTGTATTTACCGCCTTTGTCTGCTAGCCCGAAAGATTCCGTTGCCCACACCGATGAAGTGGTGCAGTGGTTGCCCAAATTGATTGATGACAAGGCGGCGGTTGGGACGTTGGTGTTGTTTACATCTCGTAAACAAATGAATGATGTGGCTTTCAGGCTGCCTGAAAATTTGTTGCCCTATGTTTTAATTCAGGGCGAACAATCCAAATCTAAATTATTGGAGCAGCATTATCAAGCTCTAAAAAATGGAAAACCCAGCATTATTTTTGGATTAGACAGTTTTGCGGAAGGTTTGGATTTACCACATGAAGCGTGTGTTCACGTGATTATTGTGAAGTTACCATTTTCCATGCCTGATAATCCAATTGAGAAAACGCAAAGTCGTTGGATTGAAAAACGCGGCGGCAAGCCGTTTATTGAGATTACTGTGCCTGAAGCGAGCATCAAATTGGTGCAAGCGGTGGGGCGACTGATTCGCACTGAAAACGATTATGGGCGCGTTACTATTTTGGACAATCGCCTGAAAACACAAAGATATGGTCAACAAATGTTGGCGTGTTTGCCACCGTTTCGGCGGATTGGTTAA
- a CDS encoding peptidoglycan DD-metalloendopeptidase family protein — MSPHHTKLLAISVAALSLGACATQQTPAPVVSGLDNSSYNTPATDTTTTTDTTAIATSNPSTNPYGATPYDPNTTTTTTTTAETPVATTNTTTQPHTYVGNYSPVDVNANTHVVQSGDTVYNISKRYGISQENLRAWNNISEDNTVHLGQTLRVKPISSTTTTTVTASPAVTAPASTPVIASSSQEVAGITWQSPTKGKISKPFGQGTEKNQKNSIYLSGSRGQAVVAAANGQVVYSGKSLKDYGNLVIIQHNSKYLTAYGSNEAPLLVREGQQVKRGQQIATMGDSDKFGTLKLHFEIRENGTPVNPSNFIKFQY; from the coding sequence ATGTCTCCACATCACACCAAATTGCTTGCTATTAGCGTTGCTGCGCTCTCATTAGGCGCGTGTGCTACCCAACAAACGCCCGCCCCTGTTGTATCGGGGCTAGACAACAGCAGCTACAACACCCCAGCAACCGACACCACAACCACAACTGATACTACAGCTATCGCAACAAGTAATCCTTCAACTAATCCTTATGGTGCAACACCTTACGATCCAAATACTACAACCACTACAACCACCACAGCAGAAACACCAGTCGCCACCACCAACACAACCACACAACCGCATACTTATGTTGGCAATTACTCACCCGTAGATGTCAATGCCAACACACACGTTGTTCAATCAGGCGACACAGTCTATAACATCTCCAAACGCTACGGCATCAGCCAAGAAAATTTACGCGCTTGGAATAATATTAGCGAAGACAACACCGTACATTTAGGACAAACTTTGCGCGTGAAACCCATCAGCAGCACAACCACCACAACCGTAACCGCCTCTCCTGCGGTAACAGCACCTGCCAGCACCCCTGTAATTGCCAGTAGCAGCCAAGAAGTCGCAGGCATCACTTGGCAATCGCCTACCAAAGGCAAAATCAGCAAACCATTTGGTCAAGGTACTGAAAAAAATCAGAAAAACAGTATTTATTTATCAGGCTCACGCGGACAAGCAGTGGTTGCAGCAGCCAATGGTCAAGTGGTATATAGCGGTAAGAGTTTGAAAGATTATGGCAATTTGGTCATCATTCAGCACAATTCAAAATATTTAACCGCCTACGGTAGCAATGAAGCCCCATTGTTGGTGCGTGAAGGTCAGCAAGTTAAACGTGGACAACAAATTGCTACCATGGGCGACAGCGATAAATTTGGTACACTCAAACTGCATTTTGAGATTCGCGAAAACGGCACACCCGTTAATCCAAGCAATTTCATTAAATTTCAATATTAA
- the dnaB gene encoding replicative DNA helicase yields MTDYQDDPEIRALSTPPHSLEAEQSVIGGLILENSAWDRIADVVSDDDFYRHEHRLIFRAIAILINENRPADVVTVQEQLAQNDKLEQVGGFSYLVTLVQNTPSAANIRRYAEIVRERSIIRQLAEVGTQIARNAYNPQGKTAEQLLDEAENQVFQIAESTAKSKQGFLEMPELLKQNIEKIDLLYQRDNAEDVTGVSTGFVDLDHITSGLQAGDLVIVAGRPSMGKTAFAVNIAEDVALSSKQPVAIFSMEMGAAQLVMRMISSVGRVDQSILKNGKLQDEHWDRLNEAVARLADAPIFIDETAGLTALEIRARSRRLARRFNGKLGLIVIDYLQLMAGSGRTDNRAAELGEISRSLKSLAKELQVPVIALSQLSRTVEHRTDKRPMMSDLRESGAIEQDADLIMFMFRDEYYTKESSQYKGLAECIIGKHRNGPTGRVFLTFLGQFTKFENAAYIPENMGNED; encoded by the coding sequence ATGACAGATTACCAAGATGACCCAGAAATCCGCGCCTTATCCACGCCACCGCATTCGCTAGAAGCAGAGCAATCCGTAATCGGTGGTTTGATTTTGGAAAACAGTGCGTGGGATAGAATTGCCGATGTGGTGAGCGATGACGATTTTTATCGCCATGAACATCGGCTGATTTTTCGCGCCATTGCTATTTTAATTAATGAAAATCGCCCTGCTGATGTGGTTACAGTGCAAGAGCAATTGGCGCAAAATGATAAATTGGAACAAGTAGGCGGATTTAGCTATTTAGTTACGCTGGTACAAAATACGCCATCGGCTGCCAATATTCGCCGTTATGCAGAGATTGTGCGTGAACGCTCCATTATTCGCCAGCTTGCTGAAGTTGGAACACAAATTGCTAGAAATGCTTATAATCCACAAGGCAAAACCGCTGAGCAATTACTAGATGAAGCCGAAAATCAAGTTTTCCAAATTGCAGAAAGCACCGCGAAATCCAAACAAGGCTTTTTGGAAATGCCCGAATTGTTGAAACAAAATATAGAAAAAATTGATTTGCTGTATCAACGAGATAATGCTGAAGATGTCACAGGAGTATCCACTGGTTTTGTGGATTTGGATCACATCACATCGGGTTTGCAAGCGGGTGATTTGGTGATTGTGGCTGGGCGGCCGTCTATGGGGAAAACCGCGTTTGCGGTGAACATTGCCGAAGACGTGGCATTGAGTAGCAAGCAGCCTGTTGCCATTTTTTCTATGGAAATGGGCGCGGCACAACTGGTAATGCGTATGATTAGCTCGGTTGGGCGCGTGGATCAAAGTATTCTCAAAAACGGAAAATTACAAGATGAACATTGGGATAGACTCAATGAAGCGGTCGCAAGATTGGCAGATGCGCCAATATTTATTGATGAAACGGCTGGTTTAACGGCGTTAGAAATTCGGGCGCGTTCGCGGCGATTGGCGCGGCGATTTAATGGCAAATTGGGCTTGATTGTGATTGATTATTTGCAATTGATGGCAGGTTCAGGACGTACTGATAATCGTGCAGCAGAGTTGGGTGAAATTTCTCGGTCATTGAAGTCGTTAGCCAAAGAATTGCAAGTTCCTGTGATTGCACTGTCGCAATTATCACGCACAGTGGAACATCGTACCGACAAGCGCCCAATGATGTCCGATTTGCGTGAATCGGGTGCGATTGAGCAAGATGCGGATTTGATTATGTTCATGTTTCGCGATGAGTATTACACAAAAGAATCTAGTCAATACAAAGGGTTAGCGGAGTGCATTATTGGTAAACATCGTAATGGCCCAACAGGCAGGGTGTTTTTAACATTCTTGGGTCAGTTTACCAAATTTGAAAATGCTGCCTATATTCCTGAAAATATGGGTAACGAAGATTAA
- a CDS encoding type IV pilin protein, which translates to MKLKQNLALQSKGFTLVEMMVAVAILGILAAIAIPSYSDYIEKGELTDAKQAALAARQNFEANRLARPREFQTAVGFNKELNTMTSQISAKSTLLYTFTPTPFGAQNGGAPVGFTFKITPRKQGKKYFLTIDESGNAQRCKVKATSSCERF; encoded by the coding sequence ATGAAACTGAAACAAAATTTAGCACTACAATCCAAAGGTTTTACGCTGGTTGAAATGATGGTAGCTGTTGCTATTTTGGGTATTTTGGCTGCTATCGCCATTCCTTCATACAGTGATTACATTGAAAAAGGCGAATTGACAGACGCAAAACAAGCCGCTTTAGCCGCACGACAAAATTTTGAAGCCAATCGTTTGGCGCGTCCACGTGAATTTCAGACTGCCGTAGGTTTTAATAAAGAATTAAATACGATGACTTCACAAATTTCAGCAAAAAGCACGTTATTGTACACATTCACACCAACACCATTTGGCGCTCAAAATGGTGGTGCGCCTGTGGGTTTTACATTTAAAATTACACCAAGAAAACAAGGAAAAAAATATTTTTTAACCATTGATGAATCAGGCAATGCACAGCGTTGTAAAGTTAAGGCGACATCCAGTTGCGAAAGATTTTAA
- the kdsA gene encoding 3-deoxy-8-phosphooctulonate synthase gives MIKINQIQVSNNQPFVLFGGINVLEDLDSTLHAAEHYVRVTEKLGIPYVFKASFDKANRSSVHSYRGVGLDAGLEIFAKVKQTFGCPVITDVHEPHQCAPVAEVVDVLQLPAFLARQTDLVSAMAATGRVINVKKPQFLSPSQMKNIVEKFAEAGNQQVILCERGSQFGYDNLVVDMLGFGVMKQTCDNAPIIFDVTHSLQQRESGSAASGGRRAQVLDLALAGMATRLAGLFLESHANPNQAKCDGASALPLNLLEEFLIRVKTVDETVKSFPTIQID, from the coding sequence ATGATAAAAATCAATCAAATTCAAGTATCAAATAATCAACCATTTGTTTTATTTGGTGGAATTAATGTACTGGAAGATTTAGACAGCACATTGCACGCGGCGGAACATTATGTGCGCGTAACCGAAAAATTAGGCATTCCCTACGTTTTCAAAGCATCGTTTGATAAAGCCAACCGTTCATCGGTACATTCTTATCGTGGCGTGGGTTTGGACGCAGGTTTGGAGATTTTCGCCAAAGTCAAACAAACTTTTGGTTGTCCCGTGATAACCGATGTTCACGAACCTCATCAATGTGCGCCAGTAGCGGAAGTGGTGGACGTGCTGCAATTACCTGCATTTTTGGCGCGACAAACCGATTTAGTCAGTGCGATGGCAGCAACTGGGCGCGTGATTAACGTAAAAAAGCCACAATTTCTCAGTCCTAGCCAAATGAAAAATATTGTGGAAAAATTCGCCGAAGCAGGCAATCAACAAGTTATTTTATGCGAACGCGGTTCACAATTTGGTTATGATAATTTAGTAGTGGATATGTTGGGATTTGGCGTGATGAAACAAACTTGCGACAACGCGCCCATTATTTTTGACGTAACCCATTCGCTGCAACAACGCGAAAGCGGTTCAGCCGCATCGGGTGGTCGCCGAGCGCAAGTTTTGGATTTGGCTTTAGCAGGTATGGCAACGCGTTTGGCAGGTTTGTTTTTGGAAAGCCACGCCAACCCCAATCAAGCTAAATGTGATGGTGCAAGTGCATTACCCTTGAATTTGTTGGAAGAATTTTTGATTCGCGTAAAAACGGTTGATGAGACCGTCAAGTCATTCCCTACCATTCAAATTGATTAA
- a CDS encoding pilus assembly PilX family protein — translation MMKSKNQQQGFSLFMVMIIMLVIALLVVVASQSASTEMRVSTNEADRKFAMSLAETGLRNAEDTIRQMTSEDNKDIDKLFRYDCNTGNCAPVEEVHWESDPSTSRYKISGTKSTVVAWKRTFSGKSVFDNNGATSYPLNDSGDQKSGTVRYIIEFLGERNDNSTGALGRYFRVTARAKGENPNTTVTLQSYVEANSI, via the coding sequence ATGATGAAATCCAAGAATCAACAACAAGGTTTTTCGTTGTTTATGGTGATGATTATTATGCTGGTGATTGCATTATTGGTTGTGGTTGCCAGTCAATCTGCCAGTACAGAAATGCGTGTAAGTACCAATGAAGCTGACCGAAAATTTGCCATGTCTTTGGCAGAAACGGGTTTGCGTAATGCAGAAGACACTATTCGTCAAATGACCAGTGAAGATAATAAAGATATTGATAAATTATTTAGATACGATTGTAATACAGGCAACTGTGCGCCCGTAGAAGAAGTGCATTGGGAAAGCGATCCAAGTACTTCACGTTATAAAATCAGCGGTACAAAAAGTACGGTTGTGGCTTGGAAACGTACATTCAGTGGTAAGTCTGTTTTTGATAATAATGGCGCAACCAGTTATCCACTAAATGATAGTGGCGACCAAAAATCAGGTACGGTTCGGTATATTATTGAGTTTTTGGGTGAACGCAATGATAATTCAACTGGCGCATTGGGACGTTATTTCCGAGTAACGGCTCGCGCTAAAGGCGAAAACCCCAATACAACCGTAACGTTACAAAGCTATGTAGAAGCAAACAGTATTTAA
- a CDS encoding PilW family protein encodes MMNSSKFGKSVKGFTIIEFLVASILAMIVIMAAGSTYFMTRKLGDTAQKRLNIQQNLRNATAQISRDARMAGSFGCYNTSSTLSGRKAPIFNGIAAPLVLDDTADGNYGIKKAVLPLSGGSYEGLVFIYGLTDTGVTEVTTTAGKLSNVDNNILTSIKLAQNVNKEIDPLRQTLAQQGNIVISSCREAHGLKLPSAINGDTIPLNLDTTFRDADIGELTVTQLYAAAYILNKNTKQLMRLDTQPNGNWGAPQVVSNGINSMDVGFGYADDCPLQSVSTASGPAEKFSFTKNMATGADKKQLPAIVQIRLNYDANTDGTAGTADYVINATVRGGNTCGNRTPI; translated from the coding sequence ATGATGAATTCATCTAAATTCGGTAAATCAGTAAAAGGTTTTACCATTATTGAATTTTTGGTTGCTAGCATACTTGCCATGATTGTGATTATGGCAGCAGGCAGCACCTATTTTATGACGCGCAAATTAGGTGATACTGCACAAAAGCGATTAAATATCCAACAAAATTTGCGTAATGCTACTGCCCAAATTAGTCGTGATGCGCGTATGGCGGGGTCATTTGGTTGTTACAATACCAGCAGCACTTTATCGGGTAGAAAAGCACCAATCTTTAACGGCATTGCTGCGCCATTGGTGTTGGATGATACTGCCGATGGCAATTATGGCATAAAAAAAGCGGTGTTGCCATTAAGTGGGGGAAGCTATGAAGGTTTGGTATTTATTTATGGTTTAACTGATACTGGTGTAACCGAAGTAACAACTACTGCTGGAAAATTATCTAATGTGGATAATAATATTTTAACGAGTATTAAATTGGCGCAAAATGTTAATAAAGAAATTGACCCACTGCGTCAGACTTTAGCACAACAAGGCAATATTGTGATTAGTAGTTGCCGTGAAGCGCATGGGCTGAAATTACCGAGTGCTATTAATGGTGATACCATTCCATTAAATTTGGATACAACATTCCGTGATGCCGATATTGGTGAATTAACCGTTACACAACTTTATGCAGCCGCCTATATTTTAAACAAAAACACCAAACAATTGATGCGATTGGATACGCAACCTAATGGTAATTGGGGGGCACCACAAGTGGTGTCTAATGGTATTAACAGTATGGATGTGGGTTTTGGTTACGCCGATGATTGCCCATTGCAAAGCGTTAGTACAGCCAGTGGTCCTGCGGAGAAATTCTCATTTACCAAAAATATGGCAACGGGTGCAGACAAAAAACAATTGCCTGCTATTGTACAAATCCGCTTAAATTATGATGCCAATACTGATGGTACGGCTGGTACAGCAGATTATGTGATTAATGCAACTGTGCGTGGTGGCAATACTTGTGGTAATCGTACCCCTATTTAA
- the brnQ gene encoding branched-chain amino acid transport system II carrier protein, which yields MSNNTNKSAFIATGLMLFALFFGAGNLIFPASMGQQAGNHIWETMLGFLITGAGLPLLGVIAVGYSNSRDLQQLASRVTPWYGVIFTVALYLAIGPLFATPRTATVSFEIGVLPFLGDDASATVKDTALRVFCLFFFACSYWLSISPGKLVDRIGKILTPILLLSIAILVLTAAIKPMGEPAAPTDAYQTGAFAKGLIEGYGTMDALASLVFAIIVIDAVRAMGITDSRQVLSLTTRAGLVAAGCLAVVYVFIGYMGATSVAGIGVQETGAAVLSQSAGHYFGHFGKILLAVIVFLACLSTAVGLITSCAEYFDRLLPNRLTYGKWVLMFTLVSFGFANFGLSAIIKFSVPVLMLLYPLTVAIIALAFLDNLFGGKRIVYICTILGTLPIAILDGWKTAHSMLDGAKDGLVMQIDSTLKTILPFYSSGLGWLLPAVVGFVVGFALSKTMKTESK from the coding sequence ATGAGTAATAACACAAATAAATCAGCATTTATTGCCACAGGCTTGATGCTGTTTGCACTGTTTTTTGGTGCAGGCAATTTGATTTTCCCAGCCAGCATGGGACAACAAGCAGGTAACCATATTTGGGAAACCATGTTGGGCTTTTTGATTACGGGTGCTGGTTTACCGTTACTGGGGGTAATTGCGGTGGGTTATTCCAATTCACGCGATTTGCAGCAATTGGCCTCACGCGTAACACCTTGGTATGGTGTGATATTTACGGTGGCATTGTATTTGGCGATTGGTCCATTGTTTGCGACACCGCGCACGGCGACTGTGTCATTTGAAATTGGCGTATTACCATTTTTGGGCGATGATGCGTCTGCCACCGTTAAAGATACCGCCTTACGTGTATTTTGTTTATTTTTCTTTGCATGTTCTTATTGGTTGTCTATTTCTCCTGGAAAATTGGTGGACAGAATTGGCAAAATTTTAACGCCCATTTTGTTGTTAAGCATCGCGATTTTGGTGTTGACTGCAGCCATCAAACCCATGGGCGAACCAGCTGCGCCAACCGATGCCTACCAAACTGGCGCATTTGCCAAAGGCTTAATTGAAGGATATGGCACAATGGACGCGTTGGCATCATTGGTGTTTGCGATTATCGTGATTGATGCGGTACGCGCAATGGGCATTACAGATTCGCGCCAAGTTTTAAGTTTGACCACTCGCGCAGGCTTGGTGGCGGCAGGCTGTTTAGCGGTAGTGTATGTATTTATTGGCTACATGGGTGCAACCAGCGTGGCTGGGATTGGCGTACAAGAAACAGGAGCCGCGGTTTTATCCCAAAGTGCGGGGCATTATTTCGGACATTTTGGTAAAATTTTATTGGCAGTGATTGTATTTTTGGCGTGCTTATCCACGGCAGTGGGTTTGATTACATCTTGCGCAGAATATTTTGACCGTTTATTACCCAATCGTTTAACTTATGGTAAATGGGTATTGATGTTTACGCTGGTGTCGTTTGGTTTTGCCAACTTTGGCTTGAGTGCGATTATTAAATTTTCTGTACCAGTATTGATGTTGTTATATCCATTAACGGTGGCGATTATTGCATTGGCATTTTTAGACAATTTGTTTGGTGGCAAACGTATTGTTTATATTTGCACCATTTTGGGTACGCTACCCATTGCCATTTTAGACGGCTGGAAAACCGCACACAGTATGCTCGATGGCGCAAAAGATGGCTTAGTGATGCAAATTGATTCAACTTTGAAAACGATTTTACCGTTTTACTCATCTGGTTTAGGTTGGTTATTGCCTGCGGTCGTGGGCTTTGTGGTGGGCTTTGCATTGAGTAAAACCATGAAAACAGAATCCAAATAA
- the pilV gene encoding type IV pilus modification protein PilV, with translation MMKNSNNISLNQHTMQGSTLVEVMVSVFLLAFGVLGLMAAQIRSVAAISEAENRSIVAQAAENLADGMQINPEVVQIGSKAVVRRYPDYLTTQSITPNPTMTLPNPSWGSSWSATSSVSDISKAALAKQQLNLFNYSLNQIPNASNVQYVICLDNSNPAEPTMNGTTISGNCRPSNTSNDKTVIKVMWTIQSENQKSTPPVYSYRMDVPQ, from the coding sequence ATGATGAAAAATTCAAATAATATCTCGTTAAATCAACATACAATGCAAGGTAGCACGCTGGTTGAGGTGATGGTTTCGGTATTTTTGCTTGCTTTTGGCGTGTTGGGTTTGATGGCGGCGCAAATTCGTTCGGTGGCAGCCATCAGTGAAGCAGAAAATCGCAGTATTGTCGCTCAAGCTGCCGAGAATTTAGCCGATGGTATGCAAATTAATCCAGAAGTTGTACAGATAGGAAGTAAAGCCGTTGTACGCCGTTATCCAGATTATCTGACAACCCAGTCTATTACACCCAATCCAACCATGACGTTACCTAACCCATCTTGGGGTAGCAGTTGGTCTGCCACAAGTAGCGTGTCGGATATCAGTAAAGCTGCATTGGCAAAACAACAATTGAATTTATTCAACTATAGTTTGAATCAAATTCCCAATGCCAGCAACGTGCAATACGTTATTTGTTTAGATAATAGCAATCCTGCTGAGCCAACCATGAATGGTACGACCATAAGTGGCAACTGTCGCCCAAGTAATACGTCTAATGACAAAACTGTGATTAAAGTCATGTGGACCATTCAATCAGAAAATCAAAAATCTACGCCACCTGTGTATTCATATCGTATGGACGTACCGCAATAA